Proteins co-encoded in one Sulfurimonas sp. HSL1-2 genomic window:
- a CDS encoding urea amidolyase associated protein UAAP2, which translates to MKRDIETAVYNHKLPAGVPWSYVVKKGQTLRIVDLEGCQAVDTLFYNANDHEERYSANDTIREQGSIFVTTGTQLISTDDNVMMTITDDTCGNHDTLGGHCSAESNTVRYGHNTKYMHSCRDNYLFEIGEREMDPRDLTNNINFFMNVPIEENGFLIIVDGISKPGDYVDMKAEMDTLVLISNCPQLNNPCNAFNPTPIQLIVWDD; encoded by the coding sequence ATGAAAAGAGATATCGAAACAGCCGTTTACAACCACAAACTGCCGGCGGGCGTGCCGTGGAGCTACGTCGTGAAAAAAGGCCAGACGCTGCGTATCGTCGACCTTGAGGGGTGCCAGGCCGTCGACACGCTGTTTTACAATGCCAATGATCACGAAGAGCGCTACTCTGCCAACGATACGATCCGCGAACAGGGGAGCATCTTCGTTACGACGGGTACCCAGCTGATCTCCACCGACGACAACGTCATGATGACGATCACCGACGATACCTGCGGCAACCACGATACCCTGGGCGGCCACTGCAGCGCGGAGAGCAACACCGTGCGCTACGGCCACAATACGAAGTACATGCACAGCTGCCGCGACAACTACCTGTTCGAGATCGGCGAGCGCGAGATGGACCCGCGCGACCTCACGAACAACATCAACTTCTTCATGAACGTGCCGATCGAGGAGAACGGTTTCCTGATCATCGTCGACGGGATCTCCAAACCGGGAGACTACGTCGATATGAAAGCGGAGATGGACACGCTGGTGCTGATCTCGAACTGCCCGCAGCTCAACAACCCGTGCAACGCGTTCAACCCGACGCCGATCCAGCTGATCGTCTGGGACGACTGA
- a CDS encoding urea amidolyase associated protein UAAP1: MITEHENLKPESIILDEVLPGGARWSKIIKRGDKLRITTKDGLGTLSAMFYNADNTAERFNSADTVKLQHNAYFCKGRVFYSEQGRVLLSITEDTTEGLFDAIGGISNPRIVAKNFGEGDFEHIRNRYYKSDRENFLVELGKYGMGKRDMIQAINFFRRVDVKEGNKLALSERRPQPLSYIELRAEMNVLLVLSNTPHVMETGTYNPSDVQLTLFKAAPVTEDDYCMNFSIQSKRAFQNNARYFA; the protein is encoded by the coding sequence GTGATAACTGAACACGAAAACCTGAAACCAGAATCCATCATCCTCGACGAGGTGCTCCCGGGCGGTGCGCGCTGGTCGAAGATCATCAAACGCGGCGACAAGCTGCGCATCACGACCAAGGACGGGCTGGGCACGCTCAGCGCGATGTTCTACAACGCCGATAACACCGCGGAGCGTTTCAACTCCGCCGACACGGTCAAACTTCAGCACAATGCCTACTTCTGCAAAGGGCGGGTCTTCTATTCCGAGCAGGGACGCGTCCTGCTCTCCATTACGGAAGATACGACTGAAGGTCTCTTCGATGCCATCGGCGGCATCAGCAACCCGCGCATCGTCGCGAAAAACTTCGGCGAGGGTGACTTCGAGCATATCCGCAACCGTTATTACAAAAGCGACCGCGAAAACTTCCTCGTCGAACTGGGCAAATACGGCATGGGCAAACGCGACATGATCCAGGCAATCAACTTCTTCAGACGGGTCGACGTCAAAGAGGGCAACAAGCTGGCACTTTCCGAAAGACGTCCGCAGCCTTTGAGTTACATCGAGCTGCGTGCGGAGATGAACGTCCTGCTGGTGCTCTCCAACACGCCGCATGTCATGGAAACGGGAACATACAACCCCAGCGACGTCCAGCTGACGCTGTTTAAAGCGGCCCCGGTCACCGAAGATGATTACTGCATGAACTTCAGTATCCAGTCCAAACGTGCGTTCCAGAACAACGCACGCTATTTTGCCTGA